A stretch of the Macaca mulatta isolate MMU2019108-1 chromosome 16, T2T-MMU8v2.0, whole genome shotgun sequence genome encodes the following:
- the HGS gene encoding hepatocyte growth factor-regulated tyrosine kinase substrate isoform X2: MGRGSGTFERLLDKATSQLLLETDWESILQICDLIRQGDTQAKYAVNSIKKKVNDKNPHVALYALEVMESVVKNCGQTVHDEVANKQTMEELKDLLKRQVEVNVRNKILYLIQAWAHAFRNEPKYKVVQDTYQIMKVEGHVFPEFKESDAMFAAERAPDWVDAEECHRCRVQFGVMTRKHHCRACGQIFCGKCSSKYSTIPKFGIEKEVRVCEPCYEQLNRKAEGKATSTTELPPEYLTSPLSQQSQLPPKRDETALQEEEELQLALALSQSEAEEKERLRQKSTYTSYPKAEPTPSASSAPPASSLYSSPVNSSAPLAEDIDPELARYLNRNYWEKKQEEARKSPTPSAPVPLTEPAAQPGEGHAAPATVVEPPFHNGESEESHEQFLKALQNAVTTFVNRMKSNHMRGRSITNDSAVLSLFQSINGMHPQLLELLNQLDERRLYYEGLQDKLAQIRDARGALSALREEHREKLRRAAEEAERQRQIQLAQKLEIMRQKKQEYLEVQRQLAIQRLQEQEKERQLRLEQQKQTVQMRAQMPAFPLPYAQLQAMPAAGGVLYQPSGPASFPSTFSPAGSVEGSPMHGVYMSQPAPAAGPYTSMPGTAADPSMVSAYMYPAGATGAQAAPQAQAGPTASPAYSSYQPTPTAGYQNVASQAPQSLPTISQPPQSSTMGYMGSQSVSMGYQPYNMQNLMTTLPSQDASLPPQQPYIAGQQPMYQQVSHARGLTAAPTGQPPPSLPPRAIPAFLLHRWHPLAVPPSSSPLWPSSRRRRGRRHRAARPSSSHSTDPGRAHVRSNTTVHPKRLVSNCHHPASLSSTAGSVPSLRVRGGFHPKPTFLLVLSPLQSLSWSLLSFPKAGPRGGKVGGKDLLPGEAPSPVGYGL; this comes from the exons ATGGGGCGAGGTAGCGGCACCTTCGAGCGTCTTCTAG ACAAGGCGACCAGCCAGCTCCTGCTAGAGACGGATTGGGAGTCCATTCTGCAGATCTGCGACCTGATCCGCCAAGGGGACACACA AGCAAAATATGCTGTGAATTCCATCAAGAAGAAAGTCAATGACAAGAACCCACACGTGGCCTTGTATGCCCTGGAG GTCATGGAGTCTGTGGTGAAGAACTGTGGCCAGACAGTTCATGACGAGGTGGCCAACAAGCAGACCATGGAGGAGCTGAAGGACCTGCTGAAG AGACAAGTGGAGGTAAACGTCCGTAACAAGATCCTGTACCTGATCCAGGCCTGGGCGCATGCCTTCCGGAATGAGCCTAAGTACAAGGTGGTCCAGGACACCTACCAGATCATGAAGGTGGAGG GACACGTCTTCCCGGAATTCAAAGAGAGCGATGCCATGTTTGCTGCCGAGAGA GCTCCGGACTGGGTGGACGCTGAGGAATGCCACCGCTGCAGGGTGCAGTTCGGGGTGATGACCCGTAAG CACCACTGCCGGGCGTGTGGCCAGATCTTCTGTGGAAAGTGTTCCTCCAAGTACTCCACCATCCCCAAGTTCGGCATCGAGAAGGAGGTGCGCGTGTGTGAGCCCTGCTACGAGCAGCTGAACAG GAAAGCGGAAGGAAAGGCCACATCCACCACTGAGCTGCCCCCCGAGTACCTGACCAGCCCCCTGTCTCagcagtcccag CTGCCCCCCAAGAGGGATGAGACGGccctgcaggaggaggaggagctgcagCTGGCCCTGGCGCTGTCACAGTCGGaggcagaggagaaggagaggcTG AGACAGAAGTCCACGTACACTTCGTACCCCAAGGCAGAGCCCACGCCCTCGGCCTCCTCTGCGCCCCCCGCCAGCAGCCTGTACTCTTCACCTGTG AACTCGTCGGCGCCTCTGGCTGAGGACATCGACCCTGAG CTCGCGCGGTATCTCAACCGGAACTACTGGGAGAAGAAGCAGGAGGAGGCTCGTAAGAGCCCCACGCCGTCAGCGCCCGTGCCCCTGACGGAGCCGGCTGCACAGCCTGGGGAGGGGCACGCAGCCCCCGCCACTGTGGTGGAG CCACCGTTCCACAACGGCGAGTCCGAGGAGAGCCACGAGCAGTTCCTGAAGGCGCTGCAGAACGCCGTCACCACCTTCGTGAACCGCATGAAGAGTAACCACATGCGGGGCCGCAGCATCACCAACGACTCGGCGGTGCTCTCGCTCTTCCAGTCCATCAATGGCATGCACCCGCAGCTGCTGGAGCTGCTCAACCAGCTGGACGAGCGCAGGC TGTACTATGAGGGGCTGCAGGACAAGCTGGCACAGATCCGTGATGCCCGGGGGGCGCTGAGTGCCCTGCGCGAAGAGCACCGGGAGAAGCTTCGCCGGGCAGCCGAGGAGGCAGAGCGCCAGCGCCAGATCCAGCTAGCCCAGAAGCTGGAGATAATGCGGCAGAAGAAGCAG GAGTACCTGGAGGTGCAGAGGCAGCTGGCCATCCAGCGCCTGCAGGAGCAGGAGAAGGAGCGGCAGCTGCGGCTGGAGCAGCAGAAGCAGACGGTCCAGATGCGTGCGCAGATGCCCGCCTTTCCCCTGCCCTACGCCCAG CTCCAGGCCATGCCCGCGGCCGGAGGCGTGCTCTACCAGCCCTCGGGACCAGCCAGCTTCCCCAGCACCTTCAGCCCCGCTGGCTCGGTGGAGGGCTCCCCCATGCATGGCGTGTACATGAGCCAGCCGGCCCCTGCCGCAGGCCCCTACACCAGCATGCCGGGCACCGCAGCTG ATCCCAGCATGGTGAGCGCCTACATGTACCCAGCAGGGGCCACTGGGGCGCAGGCGGCTCCCCAGGCCCAGGCCGGACCCACCGCCAGCCCCGCCTACTCGTCCTACCAGCCTACTCCCACAGCGGGCTACCAG AACGTGGCCTCCCAGGCCCCGCAGAGCCTCCCGACCATCTCTCAGCCTCCGCAGTCCAGCACCATGGGCTACATGGGGAGCCAGTCGGTCTCCATGGGCTACCAGCCTTACAACATGCAG AATCTCATGACCACCCTCCCGAGCCAGGACGCGTCTCTGCCACCCCAGCAGCCCTACATCGCGGGGCAGCAGCCCATGTACCAGCAGGTGAGCCATGCCAGGGGCCTCACAGCAGCACCCACGGGGCAGCCTCCGCCTTC CCTTCCTCCCAGGGCCATTCCTGCTTTCCTCCTGCACAGATGGCATCCTCTGGCGGTCCCCCCCAGCAGCAGCCCCCTGTGGCCCAGCAGCCGCAGGCGCAGGGGCCGCCGGCACAGGGCAGCGAGGCCCAGCTCATCTCATTCGACTGACCCAGGCCGTGCTCACGTCCGGAGTAACACTACAGTTCACCCGAAACGCCTCGTCTCTAACTGCCATCATCCCGCCTCCCTGTCCTCTACTGCTGGTAGTGTCCCTTCTCTGCGAGTGAGGGGGGGCTTTCACCCCAAGCCCACCTTCCTTCTTGTCCTCAGCCCGCTGCAGTCCCTGAGTTGGTCTCTGCTTTCTTTCCCCAAGGCTGGGCCACggggagggaaggtgggagggaaggacCTTCTCCCAGGGGAAGCCCCCAGCCCTGTGGGTTATGGTCTGTGA
- the HGS gene encoding hepatocyte growth factor-regulated tyrosine kinase substrate isoform X7 gives MGRGSGTFERLLDKATSQLLLETDWESILQICDLIRQGDTQAKYAVNSIKKKVNDKNPHVALYALEVMESVVKNCGQTVHDEVANKQTMEELKDLLKRQVEVNVRNKILYLIQAWAHAFRNEPKYKVVQDTYQIMKVEGHVFPEFKESDAMFAAERAPDWVDAEECHRCRVQFGVMTRKHHCRACGQIFCGKCSSKYSTIPKFGIEKEVRVCEPCYEQLNRKAEGKATSTTELPPEYLTSPLSQQSQLPPKRDETALQEEEELQLALALSQSEAEEKERLRQKSTYTSYPKAEPTPSASSAPPASSLYSSPVNSSAPLAEDIDPELARYLNRNYWEKKQEEARKSPTPSAPVPLTEPAAQPGEGHAAPATVVEPPFHNGESEESHEQFLKALQNAVTTFVNRMKSNHMRGRSITNDSAVLSLFQSINGMHPQLLELLNQLDERRLYYEGLQDKLAQIRDARGALSALREEHREKLRRAAEEAERQRQIQLAQKLEIMRQKKQEYLEVQRQLAIQRLQEQEKERQLRLEQQKQTVQMRAQMPAFPLPYAQLQAMPAAGGVLYQPSGPASFPSTFSPAGSVEGSPMHGVYMSQPAPAAGPYTSMPGTAADPSMVSAYMYPAGATGAQAAPQAQAGPTASPAYSSYQPTPTAGYQNVASQAPQSLPTISQPPQSSTMGYMGSQSVSMGYQPYNMQNLMTTLPSQDASLPPQQPYIAGQQPMYQQMASSGGPPQQQPPVAQQPQAQGPPAQGSEAQLISFD, from the exons ATGGGGCGAGGTAGCGGCACCTTCGAGCGTCTTCTAG ACAAGGCGACCAGCCAGCTCCTGCTAGAGACGGATTGGGAGTCCATTCTGCAGATCTGCGACCTGATCCGCCAAGGGGACACACA AGCAAAATATGCTGTGAATTCCATCAAGAAGAAAGTCAATGACAAGAACCCACACGTGGCCTTGTATGCCCTGGAG GTCATGGAGTCTGTGGTGAAGAACTGTGGCCAGACAGTTCATGACGAGGTGGCCAACAAGCAGACCATGGAGGAGCTGAAGGACCTGCTGAAG AGACAAGTGGAGGTAAACGTCCGTAACAAGATCCTGTACCTGATCCAGGCCTGGGCGCATGCCTTCCGGAATGAGCCTAAGTACAAGGTGGTCCAGGACACCTACCAGATCATGAAGGTGGAGG GACACGTCTTCCCGGAATTCAAAGAGAGCGATGCCATGTTTGCTGCCGAGAGA GCTCCGGACTGGGTGGACGCTGAGGAATGCCACCGCTGCAGGGTGCAGTTCGGGGTGATGACCCGTAAG CACCACTGCCGGGCGTGTGGCCAGATCTTCTGTGGAAAGTGTTCCTCCAAGTACTCCACCATCCCCAAGTTCGGCATCGAGAAGGAGGTGCGCGTGTGTGAGCCCTGCTACGAGCAGCTGAACAG GAAAGCGGAAGGAAAGGCCACATCCACCACTGAGCTGCCCCCCGAGTACCTGACCAGCCCCCTGTCTCagcagtcccag CTGCCCCCCAAGAGGGATGAGACGGccctgcaggaggaggaggagctgcagCTGGCCCTGGCGCTGTCACAGTCGGaggcagaggagaaggagaggcTG AGACAGAAGTCCACGTACACTTCGTACCCCAAGGCAGAGCCCACGCCCTCGGCCTCCTCTGCGCCCCCCGCCAGCAGCCTGTACTCTTCACCTGTG AACTCGTCGGCGCCTCTGGCTGAGGACATCGACCCTGAG CTCGCGCGGTATCTCAACCGGAACTACTGGGAGAAGAAGCAGGAGGAGGCTCGTAAGAGCCCCACGCCGTCAGCGCCCGTGCCCCTGACGGAGCCGGCTGCACAGCCTGGGGAGGGGCACGCAGCCCCCGCCACTGTGGTGGAG CCACCGTTCCACAACGGCGAGTCCGAGGAGAGCCACGAGCAGTTCCTGAAGGCGCTGCAGAACGCCGTCACCACCTTCGTGAACCGCATGAAGAGTAACCACATGCGGGGCCGCAGCATCACCAACGACTCGGCGGTGCTCTCGCTCTTCCAGTCCATCAATGGCATGCACCCGCAGCTGCTGGAGCTGCTCAACCAGCTGGACGAGCGCAGGC TGTACTATGAGGGGCTGCAGGACAAGCTGGCACAGATCCGTGATGCCCGGGGGGCGCTGAGTGCCCTGCGCGAAGAGCACCGGGAGAAGCTTCGCCGGGCAGCCGAGGAGGCAGAGCGCCAGCGCCAGATCCAGCTAGCCCAGAAGCTGGAGATAATGCGGCAGAAGAAGCAG GAGTACCTGGAGGTGCAGAGGCAGCTGGCCATCCAGCGCCTGCAGGAGCAGGAGAAGGAGCGGCAGCTGCGGCTGGAGCAGCAGAAGCAGACGGTCCAGATGCGTGCGCAGATGCCCGCCTTTCCCCTGCCCTACGCCCAG CTCCAGGCCATGCCCGCGGCCGGAGGCGTGCTCTACCAGCCCTCGGGACCAGCCAGCTTCCCCAGCACCTTCAGCCCCGCTGGCTCGGTGGAGGGCTCCCCCATGCATGGCGTGTACATGAGCCAGCCGGCCCCTGCCGCAGGCCCCTACACCAGCATGCCGGGCACCGCAGCTG ATCCCAGCATGGTGAGCGCCTACATGTACCCAGCAGGGGCCACTGGGGCGCAGGCGGCTCCCCAGGCCCAGGCCGGACCCACCGCCAGCCCCGCCTACTCGTCCTACCAGCCTACTCCCACAGCGGGCTACCAG AACGTGGCCTCCCAGGCCCCGCAGAGCCTCCCGACCATCTCTCAGCCTCCGCAGTCCAGCACCATGGGCTACATGGGGAGCCAGTCGGTCTCCATGGGCTACCAGCCTTACAACATGCAG AATCTCATGACCACCCTCCCGAGCCAGGACGCGTCTCTGCCACCCCAGCAGCCCTACATCGCGGGGCAGCAGCCCATGTACCAGCAG ATGGCATCCTCTGGCGGTCCCCCCCAGCAGCAGCCCCCTGTGGCCCAGCAGCCGCAGGCGCAGGGGCCGCCGGCACAGGGCAGCGAGGCCCAGCTCATCTCATTCGACTGA
- the HGS gene encoding hepatocyte growth factor-regulated tyrosine kinase substrate isoform X4, translating to MGRGSGTFERLLDKATSQLLLETDWESILQICDLIRQGDTQAKYAVNSIKKKVNDKNPHVALYALEVMESVVKNCGQTVHDEVANKQTMEELKDLLKRQVEVNVRNKILYLIQAWAHAFRNEPKYKVVQDTYQIMKVEGHVFPEFKESDAMFAAERVSVGGRWGSWSWAAQEAWWGGECVVLTASPPQAPDWVDAEECHRCRVQFGVMTRKHHCRACGQIFCGKCSSKYSTIPKFGIEKEVRVCEPCYEQLNRKAEGKATSTTELPPEYLTSPLSQQSQLPPKRDETALQEEEELQLALALSQSEAEEKERLRQKSTYTSYPKAEPTPSASSAPPASSLYSSPVNSSAPLAEDIDPELARYLNRNYWEKKQEEARKSPTPSAPVPLTEPAAQPGEGHAAPATVVENPLPETDSQPIPPSGGPFSEPPFHNGESEESHEQFLKALQNAVTTFVNRMKSNHMRGRSITNDSAVLSLFQSINGMHPQLLELLNQLDERRLYYEGLQDKLAQIRDARGALSALREEHREKLRRAAEEAERQRQIQLAQKLEIMRQKKQEYLEVQRQLAIQRLQEQEKERQLRLEQQKQTVQMRAQMPAFPLPYAQLQAMPAAGGVLYQPSGPASFPSTFSPAGSVEGSPMHGVYMSQPAPAAGPYTSMPGTAADPSMVSAYMYPAGATGAQAAPQAQAGPTASPAYSSYQPTPTAGYQNVASQAPQSLPTISQPPQSSTMGYMGSQSVSMGYQPYNMQNLMTTLPSQDASLPPQQPYIAGQQPMYQQMASSGGPPQQQPPVAQQPQAQGPPAQGSEAQLISFD from the exons ATGGGGCGAGGTAGCGGCACCTTCGAGCGTCTTCTAG ACAAGGCGACCAGCCAGCTCCTGCTAGAGACGGATTGGGAGTCCATTCTGCAGATCTGCGACCTGATCCGCCAAGGGGACACACA AGCAAAATATGCTGTGAATTCCATCAAGAAGAAAGTCAATGACAAGAACCCACACGTGGCCTTGTATGCCCTGGAG GTCATGGAGTCTGTGGTGAAGAACTGTGGCCAGACAGTTCATGACGAGGTGGCCAACAAGCAGACCATGGAGGAGCTGAAGGACCTGCTGAAG AGACAAGTGGAGGTAAACGTCCGTAACAAGATCCTGTACCTGATCCAGGCCTGGGCGCATGCCTTCCGGAATGAGCCTAAGTACAAGGTGGTCCAGGACACCTACCAGATCATGAAGGTGGAGG GACACGTCTTCCCGGAATTCAAAGAGAGCGATGCCATGTTTGCTGCCGAGAGAGTGAGTGTGGGCGGCCGCTGGGGGTCCTGGAGTTGGGCTGCTCAGGAAGC ctggtggggaggggagtgtgTGGTCCTGACTGCCTCCCCTCCTCAGGCTCCGGACTGGGTGGACGCTGAGGAATGCCACCGCTGCAGGGTGCAGTTCGGGGTGATGACCCGTAAG CACCACTGCCGGGCGTGTGGCCAGATCTTCTGTGGAAAGTGTTCCTCCAAGTACTCCACCATCCCCAAGTTCGGCATCGAGAAGGAGGTGCGCGTGTGTGAGCCCTGCTACGAGCAGCTGAACAG GAAAGCGGAAGGAAAGGCCACATCCACCACTGAGCTGCCCCCCGAGTACCTGACCAGCCCCCTGTCTCagcagtcccag CTGCCCCCCAAGAGGGATGAGACGGccctgcaggaggaggaggagctgcagCTGGCCCTGGCGCTGTCACAGTCGGaggcagaggagaaggagaggcTG AGACAGAAGTCCACGTACACTTCGTACCCCAAGGCAGAGCCCACGCCCTCGGCCTCCTCTGCGCCCCCCGCCAGCAGCCTGTACTCTTCACCTGTG AACTCGTCGGCGCCTCTGGCTGAGGACATCGACCCTGAG CTCGCGCGGTATCTCAACCGGAACTACTGGGAGAAGAAGCAGGAGGAGGCTCGTAAGAGCCCCACGCCGTCAGCGCCCGTGCCCCTGACGGAGCCGGCTGCACAGCCTGGGGAGGGGCACGCAGCCCCCGCCACTGTGGTGGAG AACCCCCTCCCGGAGACAGACTCTCAGCCCATTCCTCCCTCTGGTGGCCCCTTTAGTGAG CCACCGTTCCACAACGGCGAGTCCGAGGAGAGCCACGAGCAGTTCCTGAAGGCGCTGCAGAACGCCGTCACCACCTTCGTGAACCGCATGAAGAGTAACCACATGCGGGGCCGCAGCATCACCAACGACTCGGCGGTGCTCTCGCTCTTCCAGTCCATCAATGGCATGCACCCGCAGCTGCTGGAGCTGCTCAACCAGCTGGACGAGCGCAGGC TGTACTATGAGGGGCTGCAGGACAAGCTGGCACAGATCCGTGATGCCCGGGGGGCGCTGAGTGCCCTGCGCGAAGAGCACCGGGAGAAGCTTCGCCGGGCAGCCGAGGAGGCAGAGCGCCAGCGCCAGATCCAGCTAGCCCAGAAGCTGGAGATAATGCGGCAGAAGAAGCAG GAGTACCTGGAGGTGCAGAGGCAGCTGGCCATCCAGCGCCTGCAGGAGCAGGAGAAGGAGCGGCAGCTGCGGCTGGAGCAGCAGAAGCAGACGGTCCAGATGCGTGCGCAGATGCCCGCCTTTCCCCTGCCCTACGCCCAG CTCCAGGCCATGCCCGCGGCCGGAGGCGTGCTCTACCAGCCCTCGGGACCAGCCAGCTTCCCCAGCACCTTCAGCCCCGCTGGCTCGGTGGAGGGCTCCCCCATGCATGGCGTGTACATGAGCCAGCCGGCCCCTGCCGCAGGCCCCTACACCAGCATGCCGGGCACCGCAGCTG ATCCCAGCATGGTGAGCGCCTACATGTACCCAGCAGGGGCCACTGGGGCGCAGGCGGCTCCCCAGGCCCAGGCCGGACCCACCGCCAGCCCCGCCTACTCGTCCTACCAGCCTACTCCCACAGCGGGCTACCAG AACGTGGCCTCCCAGGCCCCGCAGAGCCTCCCGACCATCTCTCAGCCTCCGCAGTCCAGCACCATGGGCTACATGGGGAGCCAGTCGGTCTCCATGGGCTACCAGCCTTACAACATGCAG AATCTCATGACCACCCTCCCGAGCCAGGACGCGTCTCTGCCACCCCAGCAGCCCTACATCGCGGGGCAGCAGCCCATGTACCAGCAG ATGGCATCCTCTGGCGGTCCCCCCCAGCAGCAGCCCCCTGTGGCCCAGCAGCCGCAGGCGCAGGGGCCGCCGGCACAGGGCAGCGAGGCCCAGCTCATCTCATTCGACTGA
- the HGS gene encoding hepatocyte growth factor-regulated tyrosine kinase substrate isoform X6, producing MAFSHSDKATSQLLLETDWESILQICDLIRQGDTQAKYAVNSIKKKVNDKNPHVALYALEVMESVVKNCGQTVHDEVANKQTMEELKDLLKRQVEVNVRNKILYLIQAWAHAFRNEPKYKVVQDTYQIMKVEGHVFPEFKESDAMFAAERAPDWVDAEECHRCRVQFGVMTRKHHCRACGQIFCGKCSSKYSTIPKFGIEKEVRVCEPCYEQLNRKAEGKATSTTELPPEYLTSPLSQQSQLPPKRDETALQEEEELQLALALSQSEAEEKERLRQKSTYTSYPKAEPTPSASSAPPASSLYSSPVNSSAPLAEDIDPELARYLNRNYWEKKQEEARKSPTPSAPVPLTEPAAQPGEGHAAPATVVENPLPETDSQPIPPSGGPFSEPPFHNGESEESHEQFLKALQNAVTTFVNRMKSNHMRGRSITNDSAVLSLFQSINGMHPQLLELLNQLDERRLYYEGLQDKLAQIRDARGALSALREEHREKLRRAAEEAERQRQIQLAQKLEIMRQKKQEYLEVQRQLAIQRLQEQEKERQLRLEQQKQTVQMRAQMPAFPLPYAQLQAMPAAGGVLYQPSGPASFPSTFSPAGSVEGSPMHGVYMSQPAPAAGPYTSMPGTAADPSMVSAYMYPAGATGAQAAPQAQAGPTASPAYSSYQPTPTAGYQNVASQAPQSLPTISQPPQSSTMGYMGSQSVSMGYQPYNMQNLMTTLPSQDASLPPQQPYIAGQQPMYQQMASSGGPPQQQPPVAQQPQAQGPPAQGSEAQLISFD from the exons ATGGCATTTTCTCACTCAGACAAGGCGACCAGCCAGCTCCTGCTAGAGACGGATTGGGAGTCCATTCTGCAGATCTGCGACCTGATCCGCCAAGGGGACACACA AGCAAAATATGCTGTGAATTCCATCAAGAAGAAAGTCAATGACAAGAACCCACACGTGGCCTTGTATGCCCTGGAG GTCATGGAGTCTGTGGTGAAGAACTGTGGCCAGACAGTTCATGACGAGGTGGCCAACAAGCAGACCATGGAGGAGCTGAAGGACCTGCTGAAG AGACAAGTGGAGGTAAACGTCCGTAACAAGATCCTGTACCTGATCCAGGCCTGGGCGCATGCCTTCCGGAATGAGCCTAAGTACAAGGTGGTCCAGGACACCTACCAGATCATGAAGGTGGAGG GACACGTCTTCCCGGAATTCAAAGAGAGCGATGCCATGTTTGCTGCCGAGAGA GCTCCGGACTGGGTGGACGCTGAGGAATGCCACCGCTGCAGGGTGCAGTTCGGGGTGATGACCCGTAAG CACCACTGCCGGGCGTGTGGCCAGATCTTCTGTGGAAAGTGTTCCTCCAAGTACTCCACCATCCCCAAGTTCGGCATCGAGAAGGAGGTGCGCGTGTGTGAGCCCTGCTACGAGCAGCTGAACAG GAAAGCGGAAGGAAAGGCCACATCCACCACTGAGCTGCCCCCCGAGTACCTGACCAGCCCCCTGTCTCagcagtcccag CTGCCCCCCAAGAGGGATGAGACGGccctgcaggaggaggaggagctgcagCTGGCCCTGGCGCTGTCACAGTCGGaggcagaggagaaggagaggcTG AGACAGAAGTCCACGTACACTTCGTACCCCAAGGCAGAGCCCACGCCCTCGGCCTCCTCTGCGCCCCCCGCCAGCAGCCTGTACTCTTCACCTGTG AACTCGTCGGCGCCTCTGGCTGAGGACATCGACCCTGAG CTCGCGCGGTATCTCAACCGGAACTACTGGGAGAAGAAGCAGGAGGAGGCTCGTAAGAGCCCCACGCCGTCAGCGCCCGTGCCCCTGACGGAGCCGGCTGCACAGCCTGGGGAGGGGCACGCAGCCCCCGCCACTGTGGTGGAG AACCCCCTCCCGGAGACAGACTCTCAGCCCATTCCTCCCTCTGGTGGCCCCTTTAGTGAG CCACCGTTCCACAACGGCGAGTCCGAGGAGAGCCACGAGCAGTTCCTGAAGGCGCTGCAGAACGCCGTCACCACCTTCGTGAACCGCATGAAGAGTAACCACATGCGGGGCCGCAGCATCACCAACGACTCGGCGGTGCTCTCGCTCTTCCAGTCCATCAATGGCATGCACCCGCAGCTGCTGGAGCTGCTCAACCAGCTGGACGAGCGCAGGC TGTACTATGAGGGGCTGCAGGACAAGCTGGCACAGATCCGTGATGCCCGGGGGGCGCTGAGTGCCCTGCGCGAAGAGCACCGGGAGAAGCTTCGCCGGGCAGCCGAGGAGGCAGAGCGCCAGCGCCAGATCCAGCTAGCCCAGAAGCTGGAGATAATGCGGCAGAAGAAGCAG GAGTACCTGGAGGTGCAGAGGCAGCTGGCCATCCAGCGCCTGCAGGAGCAGGAGAAGGAGCGGCAGCTGCGGCTGGAGCAGCAGAAGCAGACGGTCCAGATGCGTGCGCAGATGCCCGCCTTTCCCCTGCCCTACGCCCAG CTCCAGGCCATGCCCGCGGCCGGAGGCGTGCTCTACCAGCCCTCGGGACCAGCCAGCTTCCCCAGCACCTTCAGCCCCGCTGGCTCGGTGGAGGGCTCCCCCATGCATGGCGTGTACATGAGCCAGCCGGCCCCTGCCGCAGGCCCCTACACCAGCATGCCGGGCACCGCAGCTG ATCCCAGCATGGTGAGCGCCTACATGTACCCAGCAGGGGCCACTGGGGCGCAGGCGGCTCCCCAGGCCCAGGCCGGACCCACCGCCAGCCCCGCCTACTCGTCCTACCAGCCTACTCCCACAGCGGGCTACCAG AACGTGGCCTCCCAGGCCCCGCAGAGCCTCCCGACCATCTCTCAGCCTCCGCAGTCCAGCACCATGGGCTACATGGGGAGCCAGTCGGTCTCCATGGGCTACCAGCCTTACAACATGCAG AATCTCATGACCACCCTCCCGAGCCAGGACGCGTCTCTGCCACCCCAGCAGCCCTACATCGCGGGGCAGCAGCCCATGTACCAGCAG ATGGCATCCTCTGGCGGTCCCCCCCAGCAGCAGCCCCCTGTGGCCCAGCAGCCGCAGGCGCAGGGGCCGCCGGCACAGGGCAGCGAGGCCCAGCTCATCTCATTCGACTGA